The following coding sequences are from one Methanococcoides orientis window:
- a CDS encoding sensor histidine kinase, whose translation MKMDDVPLKVKLILYIGFSVLIVMGVTTAIIINTSTTQHEEIAYKKSIEKASNYANQFNSDMQSNMAIARTIASTLTVYNSSDREEVNDFLREILVDNPNLIGTYAGFEPNAFDGRDAEFAGTEGYDSTGRLVPYWNKIGGTMFVEPLLDYDTLDYYQLPKQNEEEVLTEPYVYQGELIASYVAPIMRNGEFVGIGGVDVSLNYIDEIVSNVTAFEEGYAFTTSNTGILLSHPVHKEWIGSKTLDDFNDPEISRMGDDILVGKGGHIETIDPTTGDHSIIFYEPVRTGNYSFILVIPEDDMLADVTALRNELILISSLALIFMAGAAYLVAMSITRPINDIVSNFAYISNSALKGDLKRRAETDVEVDFRKIPSGLNDILDSLQTYSDELEKANKELKSLDQMKDSFLSNVSHELRTPLTSIKGYTQNVYDGTLGNLNDQQKTSLRTVMRNSERLRRLVDSLLYVSQAQAEIIEYDFKECQIAEIMNNTVMDTIMLVEANDLHIEKKIPSGLPLIVADKDRLVDMLNNIVDNAIKFTPPGGMITLGAYEEEKYLHLTVHDTGIGIPKELIPNLFRKFYQIDSSIRRKYGGTGLGLYICKEIVDAHSGEIWIESESKEGTTVHIKIPKLRSTLEVSGSKE comes from the coding sequence ATGAAAATGGATGATGTGCCTCTAAAAGTAAAACTGATCCTGTACATCGGATTCAGTGTCCTTATAGTAATGGGTGTTACAACAGCTATCATTATCAATACCAGCACAACTCAGCATGAGGAAATTGCATACAAGAAGTCCATAGAGAAAGCAAGCAATTATGCAAACCAATTCAACTCGGATATGCAGTCGAACATGGCCATTGCCAGGACGATCGCAAGCACACTGACCGTTTACAATTCCTCTGACAGAGAGGAAGTCAATGATTTTCTAAGGGAGATCCTCGTGGATAATCCCAATCTGATAGGTACATATGCAGGCTTCGAGCCCAATGCTTTCGACGGCAGGGATGCTGAATTTGCAGGTACCGAAGGATATGATTCTACAGGGCGCCTTGTACCTTACTGGAACAAGATCGGCGGCACCATGTTCGTGGAACCTCTTCTGGACTATGATACCCTTGATTACTACCAGTTGCCAAAACAGAATGAAGAGGAAGTACTTACAGAACCATACGTGTATCAGGGTGAACTTATTGCGAGCTATGTAGCACCAATAATGAGGAATGGCGAGTTCGTCGGTATAGGAGGGGTAGATGTATCACTCAACTATATAGACGAGATCGTTTCAAATGTCACTGCTTTTGAAGAAGGCTATGCTTTTACCACAAGTAACACCGGCATACTGCTGTCCCATCCTGTGCATAAGGAGTGGATCGGATCAAAGACACTTGATGATTTTAACGATCCTGAGATATCACGCATGGGCGACGATATCCTTGTCGGAAAGGGAGGCCATATTGAGACCATCGACCCGACAACAGGCGACCATTCGATAATCTTCTATGAGCCGGTACGTACTGGAAATTATTCCTTTATTCTGGTGATCCCGGAAGATGATATGCTTGCGGATGTAACAGCCCTGCGGAATGAACTTATCCTCATATCATCACTTGCACTGATCTTCATGGCAGGTGCAGCTTATCTGGTCGCGATGTCAATTACACGTCCGATCAATGATATTGTTTCCAATTTTGCATATATCTCGAATTCTGCCCTGAAAGGCGATCTGAAAAGGAGAGCTGAGACGGATGTAGAGGTGGACTTCAGGAAGATACCTTCGGGATTGAATGATATTCTTGATTCGCTTCAGACATATTCGGATGAACTTGAAAAAGCAAATAAGGAACTAAAATCACTGGACCAGATGAAGGATTCCTTCCTTTCAAATGTAAGCCATGAGCTAAGGACCCCTCTTACCAGCATCAAAGGTTATACCCAGAATGTCTATGATGGAACCCTTGGTAATCTTAACGACCAACAGAAGACCTCACTTAGAACAGTAATGCGTAATTCAGAAAGGCTCAGGCGTCTGGTGGATTCTCTCCTTTACGTAAGCCAGGCACAGGCAGAGATCATTGAATACGACTTTAAGGAATGTCAGATAGCAGAAATAATGAACAACACCGTTATGGATACTATCATGCTCGTCGAGGCTAACGATCTGCATATTGAAAAGAAGATCCCTTCTGGTCTTCCTTTGATAGTAGCTGATAAGGACCGCCTGGTGGATATGCTGAACAACATCGTCGATAATGCGATCAAGTTCACTCCTCCGGGTGGTATGATAACCCTGGGTGCATATGAGGAAGAAAAATATCTCCACCTTACCGTCCACGATACCGGAATAGGTATTCCCAAAGAACTAATTCCAAACCTATTCAGGAAGTTCTACCAGATCGATTCATCGATCAGAAGAAAATATGGAGGAACAGGACTGGGTCTTTACATCTGCAAAGAGATCGTTGATGCACATTCCGGTGAGATCTGGATCGAAAGTGAGTCGAAAGAGGGGACCACAGTCCACATAAAGATCCCAAAGCTCAGAAGTACTCTGGAAGTCAGTGGAAGTAAGGAATAA
- the ribC gene encoding riboflavin synthase — protein sequence MKTIGVVDTTFARFNMGRAAVDEIQQNVSAKIKRITVPGVKDLPVASKKLIEEEGCDIVIALGMPGAKEQDKICAHEASTGIIQAQLMTNTHIIEVFVHEDEAKDEKELAFLMEMRSREHALNVVNMLFHPEKLVKQAGTGQRQGFEDVGAVRH from the coding sequence ATGAAGACCATAGGCGTAGTAGACACGACCTTTGCACGTTTCAACATGGGACGTGCTGCGGTCGATGAGATCCAGCAGAACGTATCCGCTAAGATCAAGCGGATCACAGTTCCCGGCGTAAAAGACCTGCCGGTGGCATCCAAGAAGCTCATAGAGGAAGAAGGATGCGACATCGTCATAGCCTTAGGCATGCCTGGGGCAAAGGAACAGGATAAGATCTGCGCACATGAAGCTTCAACCGGCATTATACAGGCTCAGCTTATGACGAACACCCACATCATCGAGGTGTTCGTTCATGAAGATGAGGCTAAGGATGAAAAGGAACTGGCATTTCTTATGGAAATGCGCTCCCGCGAACATGCCTTAAATGTCGTTAACATGTTGTTCCATCCCGAAAAACTTGTCAAACAGGCCGGTACTGGTCAGAGACAGGGGTTCGAGGATGTTGGTGCTGTGAGGCACTAA
- the modB gene encoding molybdate ABC transporter permease subunit, with amino-acid sequence MLEDAWIPLLITLKVAVLSTAFVAVLGILISYALARREFRGKWLADIFVTLPLVLPPTVTGYLLVVLLGKNGIIGQTIFELTGWSLLFTWHAAVIAAFVVSLPLMVKTTASAIGSVDRELEYAAYTLGHSELETMLFVTLPLAKKGILAGIVLSFARAVGEFGATLMVAGNIPGKTNTMSLSIYTAFQSGNDALANILVITLVVVSLLSMALTARFVDRWSV; translated from the coding sequence ATGCTTGAAGATGCCTGGATCCCCCTGTTGATAACTCTCAAAGTGGCAGTCCTGTCAACTGCTTTTGTAGCTGTGCTTGGGATTTTGATCTCATATGCACTTGCAAGGCGGGAGTTCAGGGGGAAATGGCTCGCAGATATCTTTGTGACTCTCCCACTGGTGCTACCACCTACGGTTACCGGTTATCTTCTGGTGGTCCTGCTGGGTAAGAACGGAATAATAGGTCAGACGATATTTGAACTGACAGGATGGTCGCTGCTTTTCACATGGCATGCTGCGGTGATAGCAGCTTTTGTTGTGTCACTACCGTTGATGGTCAAGACAACGGCCTCTGCAATAGGTTCAGTGGATCGTGAACTGGAGTATGCGGCTTACACGCTTGGACATAGTGAGCTTGAGACCATGCTCTTTGTGACCCTACCCCTTGCCAAAAAAGGCATACTTGCAGGCATCGTGCTGAGCTTTGCAAGGGCTGTCGGAGAGTTCGGTGCCACCCTTATGGTTGCTGGCAATATTCCCGGGAAGACTAACACGATGTCGCTGTCTATTTATACTGCATTCCAGTCAGGCAATGATGCACTGGCAAATATTCTTGTCATAACCCTTGTTGTTGTTTCTTTGTTGTCCATGGCACTGACTGCAAGGTTTGTGGACCGATGGAGTGTGTGA
- a CDS encoding pyridoxal-phosphate-dependent aminotransferase family protein codes for MDLEDTLLMMPGPVPVAPKVLRAMSKPMINHRGKEFSAMFDDCTAMLKEIFQTQNDLMIVSGSGTASMEAAIGCTIDKDDKVVAIENGKFGERFKDIAARYGQVVPLEFEWGQSVDLDLVEEKLAEGAKAVTMVHNETSAGIRNPAPEVGKLAKKYDALFIMDGVTSIGGDDVKVDEWGVDIAVVGSQKCVAAPPGLSMLSVSERAFEAMTKENLPYYLDLKAYKKSADKSQTPYTPAVPLFFGLQEALKIVMDEGMEARAKRQATGAAAIRAAMDAMGIEMFPQLNEVSGYSNTVSAMKAPEGVSGNDIKSGMMDKGIIIAGGQNRLSGQIFRIGSMGNVAPKDIMLTIQELELVLKKLGVVNAIGAGTEAAASVLDTL; via the coding sequence ATGGACCTTGAAGACACATTATTAATGATGCCTGGCCCTGTTCCTGTTGCACCAAAGGTGCTCAGGGCAATGTCAAAACCCATGATAAACCACAGGGGCAAGGAATTTTCTGCAATGTTTGATGACTGTACCGCAATGCTCAAAGAGATCTTCCAGACACAGAACGATCTCATGATAGTCAGCGGCTCAGGAACAGCTTCAATGGAAGCTGCGATCGGATGCACCATCGATAAGGACGACAAGGTTGTCGCTATCGAGAACGGTAAGTTCGGTGAAAGGTTCAAGGACATCGCAGCCAGATACGGACAGGTAGTTCCTCTTGAGTTCGAATGGGGACAGTCCGTTGACCTCGACCTTGTGGAAGAGAAACTTGCAGAAGGTGCAAAAGCTGTCACAATGGTCCACAATGAGACCTCCGCAGGTATCCGCAATCCAGCTCCTGAAGTTGGTAAGCTTGCAAAGAAGTACGATGCACTGTTCATCATGGACGGAGTTACCTCCATCGGCGGAGATGATGTCAAGGTCGATGAATGGGGAGTAGACATCGCTGTTGTAGGTTCCCAGAAATGTGTTGCTGCACCACCAGGACTTTCCATGCTCTCCGTGAGCGAACGTGCTTTTGAAGCAATGACCAAGGAAAACCTGCCATACTACCTTGACCTTAAGGCATACAAGAAGAGTGCAGACAAGTCCCAGACACCATACACACCTGCAGTACCACTTTTCTTCGGACTTCAGGAAGCACTGAAGATCGTGATGGATGAGGGAATGGAAGCAAGGGCAAAGCGCCAGGCAACCGGTGCTGCTGCTATTCGTGCTGCAATGGATGCTATGGGTATCGAAATGTTCCCACAGCTCAATGAGGTCAGCGGTTACTCTAACACCGTTTCTGCAATGAAAGCACCTGAAGGTGTCAGCGGCAACGATATCAAGAGTGGCATGATGGACAAGGGAATCATCATCGCAGGCGGTCAGAACAGACTCAGCGGCCAGATCTTCAGGATCGGAAGCATGGGCAATGTCGCACCAAAGGACATCATGCTGACAATCCAGGAACTCGAACTTGTACTGAAGAAACTCGGCGTTGTTAATGCGATCGGTGCAGGCACAGAGGCAGCTGCCAGCGTACTTGACACACTGTGA
- the modA gene encoding molybdate ABC transporter substrate-binding protein, translated as MEKNHLIIVIAALILIAAAAMLVMPSSQAEENTEITVSAAASLTESFTAIEQEFEAQNPDVDVNMNFAGSGSLRMQIEAGAPIDVFASASQKHMNILEEAQLIDTSTRHDFAENSLVMISPATGEDKENRIMYLENLTDDSVTKIAIGDPEVAPVGRYAKGSLEEASLWDDVSEKLIYAETVKQVLVYVENGEVDAGFVYMTDAMTSNMNEIEIVAQIPVTTNISYPIAIVSSSTEKEVSQEFIDFVISDEGKAIFEKYGFTVTDAN; from the coding sequence ATGGAAAAGAATCATCTGATTATTGTTATTGCAGCATTGATACTCATTGCAGCTGCAGCTATGTTAGTAATGCCGTCATCCCAGGCAGAGGAGAATACAGAGATCACAGTTTCAGCTGCTGCGAGCCTGACCGAGAGCTTTACGGCGATCGAACAGGAATTTGAAGCACAAAATCCGGATGTTGATGTAAATATGAATTTTGCAGGTTCCGGTTCCCTTCGTATGCAGATCGAGGCTGGTGCTCCTATCGATGTCTTTGCTTCGGCTTCCCAGAAGCACATGAACATCCTTGAAGAAGCACAATTGATAGATACTTCTACAAGACATGACTTTGCTGAGAACTCACTTGTGATGATTTCTCCGGCAACCGGTGAAGATAAAGAGAACCGCATAATGTATCTTGAGAACCTGACAGACGATTCGGTAACAAAGATAGCAATTGGAGACCCTGAAGTTGCACCTGTTGGAAGATATGCAAAAGGATCACTTGAGGAAGCATCCCTTTGGGATGATGTAAGTGAAAAGCTCATCTATGCAGAAACTGTGAAACAAGTTCTGGTCTATGTTGAGAACGGAGAGGTAGATGCAGGTTTTGTCTATATGACAGATGCGATGACATCAAATATGAATGAGATCGAGATCGTGGCGCAAATTCCGGTCACTACAAACATCAGCTATCCTATTGCAATCGTTTCTTCTTCGACCGAAAAAGAAGTTTCACAGGAATTCATCGACTTTGTGATTTCAGATGAAGGAAAAGCTATATTCGAAAAGTATGGTTTTACAGTAACAGATGCGAACTAA
- a CDS encoding amylo-alpha-1,6-glucosidase, which produces MSPSATYNAEFDHASAISREWLITNGIGGYASSTVIGENSRKYHGLLIASANPPVDRRVLLSSLDEEIMIGDEIYRLANHRYPNTLYPSGFEYLDRFSASPLPTFEYSIRNIRIIKTIFMIYGQNTTVVKYKLFNPDDEDIVFRIFPLVTNRNYHHLGKAGHINFGKIFYPKEIQIGTADCDLQLQSNMHYRHKPYWNYSVEYDIERERGEAYQEDLYNPGYFEKQIQGPSSELYVVASDSILKSKDIDQEFVNSRYQKELLRQKSLQVHDNLKGDFTQKLVNAADSFIVKRSSTSSRSIIAGYHWFADWGRDAMIALPGLTLVTGRFNDAKEILKTFSENCSGGLIPNRFSDDGISPPDYNTVDASLWFIHSLGRYYSYTKDVAFVGEMWKTVVSIIRNYSEGTLYGIRMDEDGLIEHDGQLTWMDVKIGDMEITPRAGKACEINALWYNALCTAIRLGKILGENTKQYQKIAQLAESNFTDTFWNQTDLCLYDCVSVNEDMSITKDAAVRPNQIFAVSLPYTMLNHEKKMMIVEKVKEDLLTPYGLRSLSPKDSRYNGRYRGDRDCRDHAYHNGTVWPWLLGPFITAHVKVNNRSPLGREYCRQLLVNFEAHLDEVGIGTISEVFDGDSPHRPGGCISQAWSVAEILRAYVEDVNV; this is translated from the coding sequence ATGTCCCCATCTGCAACATACAATGCTGAATTTGATCATGCTTCTGCTATTTCCCGGGAATGGCTTATCACAAACGGTATCGGAGGATATGCATCATCCACTGTTATTGGTGAAAATTCAAGGAAATACCATGGTCTTCTGATAGCTTCTGCAAATCCTCCGGTTGACCGAAGGGTCTTGCTTTCCTCCCTTGATGAAGAGATAATGATTGGTGATGAGATCTATCGTCTTGCAAATCACAGGTACCCCAATACACTGTATCCATCGGGTTTCGAATATCTCGATCGTTTTTCTGCTTCCCCGTTACCGACCTTTGAGTACAGCATCAGGAACATCAGGATCATAAAGACAATTTTCATGATCTATGGACAGAACACAACAGTTGTAAAATATAAACTGTTCAATCCTGATGATGAGGACATAGTTTTCCGGATATTCCCTCTTGTGACAAACAGGAATTATCACCATCTTGGGAAGGCAGGACACATCAATTTTGGTAAAATATTTTACCCTAAAGAAATTCAGATCGGAACTGCTGATTGTGATCTACAGCTACAATCAAATATGCACTACAGACACAAACCCTACTGGAACTATAGTGTCGAGTATGACATTGAACGTGAAAGAGGAGAAGCTTACCAGGAAGATCTCTATAACCCCGGTTATTTTGAAAAACAAATTCAGGGACCTTCGAGTGAGTTGTACGTTGTAGCCTCGGACAGCATCCTGAAAAGTAAGGACATTGATCAAGAATTTGTGAATTCCAGATATCAAAAGGAACTTCTAAGGCAGAAAAGTTTGCAGGTTCATGACAATCTAAAGGGTGACTTCACACAGAAGCTCGTTAATGCTGCAGACTCTTTCATTGTCAAACGCAGTTCTACCAGCTCAAGATCGATCATTGCAGGTTATCACTGGTTTGCAGATTGGGGAAGAGATGCGATGATAGCGCTTCCGGGACTCACTCTTGTAACAGGAAGGTTCAATGATGCAAAAGAGATCCTGAAGACCTTTTCTGAGAACTGTTCAGGAGGACTTATACCAAACCGTTTTTCAGATGACGGTATTTCCCCTCCTGATTATAATACGGTTGATGCTTCACTGTGGTTCATCCATTCACTTGGAAGATACTATTCCTATACAAAGGATGTAGCTTTTGTCGGAGAAATGTGGAAAACAGTCGTTTCAATAATCCGGAATTACAGTGAAGGAACCTTATACGGAATTCGGATGGATGAGGACGGACTCATTGAACATGATGGTCAGCTTACCTGGATGGACGTTAAGATCGGGGACATGGAGATCACACCAAGGGCTGGAAAAGCATGCGAAATAAACGCTTTGTGGTATAATGCTCTATGTACTGCCATCAGGCTGGGGAAAATATTAGGTGAAAACACAAAACAGTATCAAAAAATTGCCCAACTGGCAGAGAGCAACTTCACTGACACTTTCTGGAATCAAACGGATCTGTGCCTTTATGACTGCGTTTCTGTAAATGAGGATATGTCGATCACTAAAGATGCAGCTGTCAGACCGAACCAGATATTTGCGGTGTCACTTCCCTACACGATGCTTAATCATGAAAAGAAAATGATGATCGTTGAAAAGGTGAAGGAGGATCTATTAACACCCTATGGACTGAGGTCCTTATCGCCTAAGGACAGCCGCTACAATGGAAGATACCGGGGTGACAGAGATTGTCGGGACCACGCATATCATAACGGCACTGTCTGGCCGTGGTTACTCGGACCATTTATTACTGCACATGTAAAGGTCAACAACAGGTCTCCATTAGGCCGGGAATATTGCAGGCAATTGCTAGTTAATTTTGAAGCTCATCTTGATGAGGTCGGAATAGGAACTATCTCAGAGGTATTTGATGGCGATTCCCCGCACAGACCCGGAGGATGCATCTCACAGGCATGGAGCGTTGCCGAAATACTGCGGGCTTATGTTGAAGATGTAAATGTTTAA
- a CDS encoding ABC transporter ATP-binding protein gives MGIKVSVSKEYRSRNKKSGSEDVFSLDATFETRDELVVLFGRSGSGKTTTLRCIAGLEKPDNGSIVVNDQTYFDSISGINLQPQYRRPGYVFQNYALFPHMNVRKNITYGLKGWDKEKKEERMFEMLRLLHIEGLENRYPSQLSGGQKQRVALARALAPKPGILLLDEPFSALDMVVRMRLRERIKAIQNELKIPILFITHSPDEAFSLADRVIVLHDGKVHQTGSPREVFYSPVDRNVAELVGVSNIFDNGKVIGSSTAGTVVEGRGLEFITSSSVNPSGKVSLGIRPENVHIKAYDEGLFLGDGNVFAGNVIDITDKGSSKMMAVELDSSDFILLCEVPTRLSGDIGLSRVIVEISPDDVLVFE, from the coding sequence ATGGGTATAAAGGTGAGCGTATCAAAGGAATACAGGTCCCGCAACAAAAAGAGCGGAAGTGAGGATGTTTTCTCACTGGATGCTACTTTTGAGACGAGGGATGAACTGGTGGTCCTTTTTGGTCGCTCCGGTTCCGGTAAGACCACGACGCTTCGATGCATCGCGGGGCTGGAAAAACCTGATAATGGCAGCATTGTTGTCAATGATCAGACATATTTCGATAGTATTTCAGGCATCAACCTTCAGCCACAATACAGGAGGCCGGGTTACGTTTTCCAGAACTATGCCCTTTTCCCGCATATGAATGTAAGGAAGAATATCACCTATGGCCTCAAGGGATGGGATAAGGAGAAGAAAGAAGAACGTATGTTCGAAATGCTTCGCCTTTTGCACATCGAGGGGCTGGAGAACAGGTATCCTTCACAGCTTTCAGGCGGCCAGAAACAGAGAGTTGCCCTTGCACGTGCTCTTGCTCCAAAACCAGGGATACTGCTACTGGATGAACCGTTCTCCGCTCTTGATATGGTCGTCAGGATGCGCCTGAGGGAAAGGATCAAAGCAATTCAGAATGAGCTTAAGATCCCGATCCTGTTCATCACCCACAGTCCCGATGAAGCATTTTCGCTTGCAGATAGGGTAATAGTTCTCCATGATGGCAAGGTTCATCAGACAGGTAGCCCGAGGGAGGTATTCTATTCCCCTGTTGACAGGAACGTGGCCGAGCTTGTGGGAGTCAGCAATATTTTTGATAACGGAAAAGTGATTGGAAGTTCTACTGCAGGGACTGTGGTCGAAGGGAGAGGTCTGGAGTTCATAACAAGTTCCAGTGTTAATCCATCTGGAAAAGTGTCCCTGGGGATAAGGCCTGAGAATGTGCATATAAAGGCCTATGATGAGGGGCTATTTTTAGGCGATGGCAATGTTTTTGCCGGCAATGTCATTGATATTACGGATAAAGGCAGCAGTAAAATGATGGCTGTTGAACTTGATAGTAGCGATTTTATTTTGCTGTGCGAGGTTCCGACACGCTTGTCAGGAGATATCGGTCTTTCACGGGTGATCGTGGAGATCTCGCCGGATGATGTGCTGGTCTTTGAGTGA
- a CDS encoding CBS domain-containing protein, whose amino-acid sequence MQLPTPERLRQKRIELNLTQSGLAKRAGVSQPLIARIESGDVDPRLSTLRKIFTAFEEVEKEKILAKDIMHTLVIFVSSEDSVESAVNLMEKHGFSQVPVIDNGVPVGSISEDTIIKYMADRKASTISQMRIKDMMGDAFPTVSPTTELDVISHMLERNPAVLVLEKGVTTGFVTKHDVIKLLHG is encoded by the coding sequence ATGCAACTTCCGACTCCTGAGAGACTAAGGCAGAAAAGGATCGAACTGAACCTTACACAGAGTGGTCTTGCAAAGCGTGCAGGCGTTAGTCAGCCTTTGATAGCCCGTATAGAATCCGGCGATGTTGACCCTCGGCTTTCCACACTCAGGAAAATATTTACCGCTTTTGAGGAAGTTGAAAAGGAAAAGATACTTGCAAAGGACATAATGCACACTCTTGTGATATTTGTTTCTTCTGAGGATTCAGTTGAATCTGCTGTTAACCTTATGGAAAAGCATGGTTTTTCGCAGGTCCCGGTGATCGATAATGGAGTACCCGTGGGAAGTATTTCTGAGGATACTATTATTAAATACATGGCTGACAGGAAGGCTTCTACCATATCCCAGATGAGGATCAAGGATATGATGGGCGATGCGTTCCCCACCGTCTCGCCAACCACTGAACTTGATGTTATATCACACATGCTTGAGCGAAATCCTGCTGTTCTGGTGCTTGAGAAGGGAGTTACCACTGGTTTTGTGACAAAGCACGATGTGATCAAGCTGTTGCATGGCTAA
- a CDS encoding right-handed parallel beta-helix repeat-containing protein, whose amino-acid sequence MKIRVCFIIAFIFLIMAAGITVADTITVDDGGGAEYTTIEEAVNNANPHDTIIIHPGTYTENVDVNKSLTIISQSGNPDDTIVLTADSNDPVFYVTADNVTIKGFTLKGSNYIREYGIYLNGANNSSISDNKLLDYWFGIKVWSSNNNILRNNSIINSNNNHIGINMGSSDSNTLINNTVLNYHYAVTMSLSNNNTLSNNNLSYSNSDGIATNNCQYNLLLNNIVNSNADSGIHFRNSSNNRIIGNIICNTTKYGGISFLDGSHNNIVYKNHFNNNKNDVMTFPKYKFIYDIFLGIFQKYWDSFLKIIPD is encoded by the coding sequence TTGAAAATAAGAGTTTGTTTTATAATAGCTTTTATTTTTCTGATAATGGCTGCAGGTATTACAGTAGCAGATACTATCACTGTGGATGATGGTGGTGGGGCTGAGTATACCACTATAGAGGAAGCTGTAAACAATGCAAATCCTCATGATACTATCATCATTCATCCTGGAACGTACACCGAAAATGTGGATGTGAACAAATCGTTAACCATAATATCACAATCTGGGAATCCAGATGATACTATTGTTCTAACTGCAGATTCGAATGATCCTGTTTTTTATGTGACAGCAGATAATGTGACAATTAAAGGGTTTACTTTAAAAGGTTCTAATTATATTCGCGAATACGGAATATATCTTAATGGAGCCAATAATAGTAGTATTAGCGACAATAAGTTACTTGATTATTGGTTTGGTATCAAAGTTTGGTCATCCAATAACAACATTCTGAGGAACAACAGCATAATAAATTCTAATAATAACCATATTGGAATAAACATGGGCTCTTCCGACAGCAATACCCTAATCAATAACACTGTATTAAATTATCACTATGCAGTTACGATGAGCTTATCCAACAACAACACACTAAGCAATAATAATTTATCATACAGCAACAGCGATGGAATCGCTACAAATAATTGTCAATATAACCTGTTACTGAATAACATTGTAAACTCTAATGCTGATTCTGGCATTCATTTTCGTAATTCAAGCAATAACAGGATAATTGGCAACATCATATGTAACACCACTAAATATGGGGGCATATCTTTTTTAGACGGAAGCCACAATAACATCGTCTACAAAAATCACTTCAACAACAACAAAAATGATGTAATGACTTTTCCCAAGTATAAATTTATTTACGATATTTTTCTAGGAATCTTCCAGAAATATTGGGATTCTTTTTTAAAAATTATTCCTGACTAA